The following proteins are co-located in the Pyrobaculum calidifontis JCM 11548 genome:
- a CDS encoding transketolase C-terminal domain-containing protein, with translation MTAQAVIPRERRVAQRRIALTGNHAVALAVKMAKVEVIAAYPITPQTPAVEKLAEYVNNGELDAEYIPVESEHSAMSAVIGASAMGARTFTETSSQGLFHMYENLPIAVGMRLPIVMGIAARTASAPINVWGDYSDVMSMRELGWIIYIVQNAQEAFDTIIQAYRVAEDSRVHLPVAVAYDGFWTSHVLQPLDVPEDEEEVIRFAPITRSWVKLDVDNPAQLGAVGTPEWYWEVRWQAVEALRESIKVIEEVDSEYCKWFGRSYGLAVPYRLEDAEVAIVTYGSIFGLVKKAVDRLRSEGVKAGALRLRVIRPWPYDLLRKLLGHVDKVAVIDRTINHGGPLQGPMAVEVAATLHKPVYNILATIGMRAIDSDMIYEAGWKIHKGHWAPGQTYTLGLRGGYE, from the coding sequence ATGACGGCGCAGGCAGTTATCCCAAGGGAGAGAAGGGTTGCGCAGAGGCGGATAGCGCTCACGGGGAACCACGCAGTGGCCCTGGCGGTTAAGATGGCCAAAGTTGAAGTAATTGCGGCCTACCCCATAACGCCCCAGACCCCGGCAGTGGAGAAGCTGGCGGAGTATGTAAACAACGGCGAGCTAGACGCCGAGTATATACCGGTGGAGTCGGAGCACTCGGCCATGTCCGCGGTGATAGGCGCCTCAGCCATGGGGGCCAGAACCTTCACCGAGACGTCTTCGCAAGGGCTGTTCCACATGTACGAAAACTTGCCCATAGCTGTGGGCATGCGCCTACCCATTGTGATGGGCATAGCCGCGAGGACGGCCTCAGCCCCAATAAACGTCTGGGGTGACTACAGCGATGTGATGTCTATGAGGGAGCTCGGCTGGATTATCTACATTGTGCAAAACGCGCAGGAGGCTTTTGACACAATAATACAGGCGTACAGAGTCGCAGAGGACTCCCGCGTCCACTTGCCCGTGGCCGTGGCCTACGACGGCTTTTGGACAAGCCACGTCCTCCAGCCGCTCGACGTGCCAGAGGACGAGGAGGAGGTGATAAGGTTTGCGCCTATTACCAGGAGCTGGGTTAAGCTGGACGTGGACAACCCGGCGCAGCTGGGCGCAGTGGGCACGCCTGAGTGGTACTGGGAGGTTAGGTGGCAGGCGGTAGAGGCTCTTAGAGAGTCTATAAAAGTAATCGAGGAAGTCGACTCCGAGTACTGCAAGTGGTTTGGCAGAAGCTACGGGCTCGCGGTCCCCTACCGGCTAGAGGACGCAGAAGTGGCGATAGTCACCTACGGCTCCATCTTTGGGCTTGTGAAAAAGGCCGTCGACCGGTTGCGCTCAGAGGGCGTCAAGGCGGGGGCCCTGAGGCTGAGGGTCATAAGGCCCTGGCCCTACGACCTCTTGAGAAAGCTCCTAGGCCACGTCGACAAAGTCGCTGTAATAGACAGGACAATTAACCACGGCGGCCCGCTCCAGGGCCCCATGGCGGTGGAGGTGGCCGCCACGTTGCACAAGCCCGTGTACAACATCTTAGCCACCATTGGCATGAGGGCAATAGACAGCGACATGATATACGAAGCCGGTTGGAAGATCCACAAAGGCCATTGGGCACCTGGGCAGACATACACTCTGGGCCTCAGGGGAGGCTATGAGTGA
- a CDS encoding NADH-quinone oxidoreductase subunit D — MQSEWPFTAKFGDTFFVEREEELLRGRRGLVLVVGPQHPGSGHMRLFLVLDGDIIVDVVPDPGFVHRGVEKLAENRPYWTLIPLVEKASIMDSMNITYPAVLALEKALGLEPPPRAQYLRLIMAELSRIRTHLYDLALLGIFLGHSTAFMWGFALQDLFAEVFAKITGARTTISYPAPGGVRRDFKPEHIALVERLLAKVEKKLGDFKTLFLDNPVTKARLEGVGVLDAKAAAEVGAVGPFARGSGIDFDVRSAYPYDAYREIDFEPVVEKAGDALARVMARWREVYASIDLVRQALRSLPEGDVVDQALLVKNPEHRREGMSGILGVYTYLYPEPGEHMGMAEASRGLAYVHIFATGTQRLYRMRFVTPSWRNLRAMIEAMKDQRLADMPAIYMSFGYFPPEADR; from the coding sequence ATGCAGAGTGAGTGGCCGTTCACGGCCAAGTTCGGGGACACCTTCTTCGTAGAGAGGGAGGAGGAGCTCTTGAGGGGCCGCCGCGGCCTTGTGCTAGTGGTAGGCCCACAGCACCCAGGCTCTGGCCACATGAGGCTGTTCCTAGTGTTGGACGGGGACATAATAGTGGACGTAGTCCCAGACCCGGGCTTTGTCCACCGCGGCGTGGAGAAGCTGGCCGAGAACAGGCCCTACTGGACGTTGATACCTCTCGTGGAGAAGGCCTCAATAATGGACAGCATGAATATAACGTACCCGGCGGTATTGGCGCTCGAGAAGGCCCTAGGCCTAGAGCCGCCTCCCAGGGCGCAGTACCTCCGCTTAATCATGGCGGAGCTCTCCCGGATAAGGACACACCTCTACGACCTAGCCCTCCTGGGCATATTCCTCGGCCACTCCACGGCCTTCATGTGGGGCTTCGCCCTACAGGACCTATTCGCCGAGGTATTCGCCAAGATAACAGGGGCCCGCACCACTATATCGTACCCGGCGCCGGGCGGCGTGAGGCGGGACTTCAAGCCAGAGCACATCGCGCTGGTGGAGAGGCTCTTGGCCAAGGTGGAGAAGAAGCTCGGCGACTTCAAGACGCTGTTCTTAGACAACCCAGTGACCAAGGCCAGGCTGGAGGGCGTCGGAGTCTTAGACGCCAAGGCGGCGGCCGAGGTCGGGGCAGTGGGGCCATTCGCCAGAGGGTCCGGCATAGACTTCGACGTGCGGTCCGCCTACCCCTACGACGCCTACCGAGAAATAGATTTTGAGCCAGTGGTGGAGAAGGCCGGCGACGCCCTTGCAAGAGTCATGGCCAGGTGGCGCGAGGTCTACGCCTCCATAGACCTCGTCAGACAAGCCCTGAGAAGCCTCCCAGAGGGAGACGTAGTCGACCAAGCCCTCCTCGTCAAAAACCCAGAACACAGGCGAGAGGGCATGTCCGGAATACTCGGAGTCTACACCTATCTCTACCCCGAGCCAGGGGAGCACATGGGCATGGCGGAGGCCTCCAGGGGCCTCGCCTACGTCCACATATTTGCCACGGGGACTCAGCGGCTCTACAGAATGCGATTCGTGACCCCCAGCTGGCGCAATCTGCGGGCAATGATAGAGGCCATGAAGGACCAGAGGCTAGCCGACATGCCGGCCATATACATGTCATTCGGCTACTTCCCGCCGGAGGCGGACAGATGA
- a CDS encoding NADH-quinone oxidoreductase subunit B, translating into MRTLLKKTVDKVAKWGTKWSLWPPHLVTACCGVEFGHAFGSAYDAERFGMLPMGSLRQSNIIVIEGTITMKMAKFVKYVYEQMPEPKYVIAMGACAIKGGVFYGSYHMVPASKVVPVHQYVSGCPPTPEALLKAVKNLQDKIYAE; encoded by the coding sequence ATGAGAACTCTTTTGAAAAAGACCGTGGACAAGGTGGCCAAGTGGGGCACTAAGTGGTCTCTATGGCCGCCCCACCTCGTCACCGCCTGTTGCGGCGTGGAGTTCGGCCACGCCTTCGGCTCCGCCTACGACGCCGAGAGGTTTGGAATGCTTCCCATGGGCTCCCTTAGGCAGAGCAACATAATTGTGATTGAGGGCACGATCACCATGAAGATGGCGAAGTTTGTAAAATATGTATACGAGCAGATGCCCGAGCCCAAGTACGTAATAGCCATGGGCGCCTGCGCCATTAAGGGCGGGGTCTTCTACGGGAGCTACCACATGGTCCCCGCCTCCAAGGTGGTGCCAGTCCACCAATACGTCTCCGGCTGCCCCCCGACCCCCGAGGCCCTCCTAAAAGCGGTGAAAAACCTCCAGGACAAGATATATGCAGAGTGA
- a CDS encoding NADH-ubiquinone oxidoreductase — MTALLLFLALLFAALAALVYVGYRLAPKKPSEVKERRFEAGNPPYGEVKRRLVAQYVGYIYLVTAAEAVAGLLIVYALLSGGASPGLFAALALSLAVVAAFVAAYLRVLGDIKRWS, encoded by the coding sequence ATGACCGCCCTTCTCCTCTTCCTAGCCCTCCTCTTCGCCGCCTTGGCCGCCCTCGTCTACGTGGGCTACAGACTCGCGCCCAAGAAGCCAAGCGAGGTCAAAGAGCGGAGGTTTGAGGCAGGCAATCCCCCATACGGCGAGGTTAAGAGGAGGCTGGTGGCCCAGTACGTCGGCTACATATACCTCGTCACAGCGGCGGAGGCGGTGGCGGGGCTCTTGATCGTCTACGCACTTCTGAGCGGCGGCGCATCCCCCGGCCTCTTCGCCGCCTTGGCCCTCTCCTTGGCAGTTGTGGCAGCGTTCGTAGCCGCCTATCTAAGGGTGCTAGGAGACATAAAGAGGTGGAGTTAG
- a CDS encoding 2-oxoacid:acceptor oxidoreductase family protein — translation MRVETVWLGRGGQGIVTATYIIANAAVIDGLYAIANPEFGAERRGAPVKAFLTVSKDPIEDQEPVKTPDVAVIFDDKLIDPMRFAIDAVKPGGYIILNTGKRPEEARKLVGRDDVYLVVLDAIDIARRHLKLDIPNGPLAGAFAKVMGFPSLESIRQAFETQLGKAVEENFAATKEAYETAVVIPPERVDKSAKPKGIISTTSAFLTGPYDIVGWQEVNKAGAVFPGTSFFYTTGGWRIDKPVIDHSKCIMCRKCWLYCPDDAIIEAWREVEGPRGRKFRMKFIDFDYAFCKGCGVCAEVCPTGAIQMVREI, via the coding sequence ATGCGGGTGGAGACAGTCTGGCTAGGCCGCGGCGGGCAGGGCATTGTCACAGCCACGTACATTATAGCAAACGCCGCGGTGATAGACGGGCTCTACGCCATTGCCAACCCCGAGTTCGGCGCCGAGAGGAGGGGCGCCCCCGTCAAGGCCTTTCTCACAGTTAGCAAAGACCCCATAGAGGACCAAGAGCCGGTGAAGACCCCCGACGTGGCCGTGATCTTCGACGACAAGTTAATTGACCCAATGAGGTTTGCCATAGACGCAGTCAAGCCTGGCGGCTACATAATTCTCAACACAGGTAAGAGGCCAGAGGAGGCGAGGAAGCTCGTGGGCAGAGACGACGTCTACCTAGTTGTGTTAGATGCCATAGACATAGCAAGACGTCACTTGAAGCTGGACATTCCCAACGGGCCGCTGGCTGGCGCCTTTGCCAAGGTGATGGGCTTCCCCTCCCTGGAGTCCATAAGACAAGCGTTTGAAACCCAGCTGGGGAAGGCGGTTGAGGAGAACTTCGCGGCAACTAAGGAGGCCTACGAGACGGCTGTGGTCATACCCCCAGAGAGAGTGGACAAGTCGGCTAAGCCGAAGGGCATCATATCCACAACCTCTGCCTTCTTGACTGGGCCGTACGACATCGTGGGCTGGCAAGAGGTGAACAAGGCTGGGGCTGTCTTCCCGGGCACAAGCTTCTTCTACACGACGGGGGGCTGGCGCATTGACAAGCCGGTGATAGACCACTCCAAGTGTATAATGTGCCGCAAGTGCTGGCTGTACTGCCCCGACGACGCTATAATAGAGGCCTGGAGAGAGGTGGAGGGGCCCAGGGGGAGGAAGTTCCGCATGAAGTTCATAGACTTTGACTACGCCTTCTGCAAGGGTTGCGGCGTGTGCGCTGAGGTGTGCCCAACTGGGGCAATACAGATGGTTAGGGAGATATGA
- a CDS encoding proton-conducting transporter transmembrane domain-containing protein gives MVALELLLALPFIAAALDLLTRRGIFAVATSAAVAAALLLGSSPTTHLFRLDGHILGLLVFVSGIYAAISLYSIFYMRGNQRLGWFWAWMNLFYGSMLVFVSADHWILLAVGWGGLDIASWGLILTYRDEEDAGRVGLGERFWGLTWLWTPSASALRAILTVEVGSASLLASLGMAAAQYGGYISQWVALGDLAAALLLVAAFAKAAQLPFTDWLMTAMSAPTPVSALLHSSTMVKAGPILLLKFGSLMPTWAADVAFAVGITTALYGGLVALAQREPKVLLAASTASYLGLITAFSLKNPHEALWLIYAHGVAKATLFMAVGHAIHETHSRTPGAYPLAAKAAMALALLTLAGLTPLGALAKEHADVWVLAFSALTAGYVGKLLLRTGTEGTGLGPMALPYLGVASSAFLVPALPNPLWALALMGLALAYVPPPRVLYARLGLPLLYDLAAPRAFDAVKRAVAIGDRAVDLLIFKSIDAWNALVKLTATADRVVDLALHGALPTALAAASRQISKRNFDYWLYVAGTGIGVALVLALVVLWR, from the coding sequence ATGGTCGCTTTAGAGCTACTCCTGGCGCTACCTTTCATAGCCGCGGCGCTGGACCTGTTGACGAGACGCGGCATATTCGCAGTGGCCACCTCGGCGGCTGTGGCGGCGGCTCTGCTTCTGGGCTCAAGCCCTACCACTCACCTATTTAGACTCGATGGACACATACTGGGCCTGTTGGTCTTTGTCTCGGGCATATACGCGGCCATATCCCTCTACTCAATCTTCTATATGAGGGGCAACCAGCGGCTTGGGTGGTTCTGGGCCTGGATGAACTTGTTCTACGGCTCTATGCTCGTCTTCGTCTCGGCAGACCACTGGATCCTCCTCGCGGTAGGGTGGGGAGGCCTCGACATAGCCAGCTGGGGCCTAATCCTCACGTACAGAGACGAAGAGGACGCGGGAAGGGTGGGGCTTGGGGAGAGGTTCTGGGGTCTCACATGGCTGTGGACTCCGAGCGCCTCTGCCCTTAGGGCCATTTTGACCGTGGAGGTGGGCTCCGCCTCCCTCCTCGCCTCTCTGGGCATGGCCGCGGCGCAGTATGGCGGCTACATCTCGCAGTGGGTCGCCCTAGGCGACTTGGCGGCCGCCCTTTTGCTCGTGGCCGCGTTTGCCAAAGCCGCCCAGCTCCCCTTCACAGACTGGCTTATGACGGCAATGTCGGCGCCGACGCCGGTGAGCGCGTTACTCCACTCCTCCACCATGGTCAAGGCTGGGCCCATCCTCCTGCTCAAGTTCGGCTCGTTGATGCCCACGTGGGCCGCCGACGTGGCCTTCGCCGTCGGCATAACCACAGCCCTCTACGGCGGGCTGGTGGCCCTGGCCCAGAGGGAGCCCAAGGTCCTGCTCGCCGCCTCCACCGCCTCCTATCTGGGCTTAATAACGGCGTTTTCTCTCAAGAACCCCCATGAAGCGCTGTGGCTCATATACGCCCACGGCGTGGCCAAGGCCACATTGTTCATGGCGGTGGGCCACGCGATCCATGAGACTCACAGCAGAACGCCCGGGGCGTATCCCCTAGCCGCCAAGGCCGCCATGGCGCTGGCGCTTCTGACGCTGGCGGGGCTGACCCCCCTCGGCGCCTTGGCCAAAGAACACGCCGACGTCTGGGTACTCGCCTTCTCGGCGCTCACGGCGGGCTACGTGGGGAAGCTCCTCCTTAGAACTGGCACAGAGGGCACGGGCCTTGGCCCAATGGCGTTGCCCTACCTAGGCGTGGCCTCCTCGGCGTTTTTAGTGCCAGCGTTGCCGAACCCCCTCTGGGCCCTGGCGCTGATGGGCCTGGCGCTGGCATATGTCCCGCCTCCGCGCGTGTTATACGCCAGGCTCGGCCTGCCCCTGCTATACGACCTAGCGGCCCCGAGGGCGTTTGACGCTGTAAAGAGGGCGGTGGCGATAGGGGACAGAGCAGTCGACCTCCTAATCTTTAAGTCCATCGACGCGTGGAACGCCTTGGTCAAGCTAACCGCCACGGCAGACCGCGTTGTTGACCTAGCTCTACACGGCGCGTTGCCCACGGCGCTTGCCGCGGCGTCGCGGCAGATCTCCAAGAGGAACTTCGACTACTGGCTCTACGTAGCGGGTACGGGCATAGGCGTGGCGCTTGTGTTGGCCTTGGTAGTGTTATGGAGGTAG
- the nuoH gene encoding NADH-quinone oxidoreductase subunit NuoH: protein MIAGIPSDILAALIFPGIAGILGFLVVAIWAERKLVARVQWRYGPLYVSKPLGGFLQPIADLIKLVFSELVLPRHTNRHLFALTPLLLFVAEAVPVVFIAVAPGLVIFHHSYGLALAVVTWLLIPVFLVGMAWAEADKFTYIGAVREILLTAAYEVPLLLSVLAMFILYGTADPYAVVERQSLWGVLLNPLAFLAFYISLAMSTTRFPFEIPEAEPEVVLGPYTEYGSTLFILSFGANYVKMYAGVLLGAVLFLGGWSPFGDLLLGALAVVVKAALLTVPLLLLRAIYPRYRIDQALRLGWSKLLALAVAAVALSAALKAAGVA from the coding sequence ATGATCGCGGGCATCCCAAGCGACATCCTCGCGGCGCTCATATTCCCAGGGATAGCGGGAATCCTCGGCTTCCTCGTAGTGGCCATATGGGCCGAGCGGAAGCTGGTGGCGAGGGTACAGTGGCGCTACGGCCCCCTCTACGTCTCTAAGCCGCTGGGGGGCTTTCTCCAGCCCATAGCAGACCTCATAAAACTAGTGTTCTCCGAGCTCGTCCTCCCCAGACACACCAATAGGCACCTCTTCGCCCTGACGCCCCTCCTCCTCTTCGTCGCCGAGGCTGTGCCAGTGGTCTTCATCGCGGTGGCCCCTGGCCTGGTCATATTCCACCACTCTTACGGCCTGGCGCTGGCCGTGGTGACGTGGTTGCTCATTCCGGTGTTTTTAGTGGGGATGGCGTGGGCGGAGGCGGACAAGTTCACTTACATAGGCGCCGTGAGAGAGATCCTCCTCACCGCTGCCTACGAGGTCCCCCTCCTTCTCTCCGTGTTGGCCATGTTCATCTTGTACGGCACGGCCGACCCCTACGCCGTCGTGGAGAGGCAGAGCCTCTGGGGCGTCCTCCTCAACCCCCTCGCCTTCCTCGCCTTCTACATATCGTTGGCCATGTCCACCACAAGGTTCCCCTTCGAAATCCCCGAGGCAGAGCCTGAGGTGGTGCTGGGGCCGTATACTGAGTACGGCTCTACCCTCTTCATCCTCTCCTTTGGGGCCAACTACGTCAAGATGTACGCAGGCGTCCTCCTGGGCGCAGTGCTGTTCCTCGGCGGGTGGTCCCCCTTCGGCGACTTGTTGCTAGGCGCGCTGGCGGTGGTCGTCAAGGCCGCCCTACTCACAGTCCCGCTGCTACTCCTAAGAGCCATCTACCCCCGCTACAGGATCGACCAAGCCCTTAGGCTAGGCTGGAGCAAATTGCTGGCGCTGGCGGTGGCCGCCGTGGCCCTCTCCGCGGCGCTTAAGGCCGCCGGCGTGGCATGA
- a CDS encoding thiamine pyrophosphate-dependent enzyme has product MSEVKGRFREKIYIRRHSLGIPGVKVAEEYAGLYEYANFELPQEELFLPGHGLCASCTIGVIARHMLKVLGPDTVVVNPTGCAEVSTVVYPRTNWAVPWMHVAFGNGGSVASGIEAAIKALKRRGVIDPNRKINVVVFAGDGGTADIGFQALSGMLERGHRVIYIMYDNEGYMNTGIQRSGTTPLGASTTTAPAGRKVPGNVTHKKPMALIAAAHGIPYVATANPAYVHDMVMKIKKAAEVDGPSFIHILQSCTPGWRFEPKYAIRVLELATETGYWVNYEIENGEFRVTIPVPKRKPVKCFLQLQGRFKHLKPEEIDMIQAIIDRDVAEINRMVGREVIGPVDPSLPCMTPRGAK; this is encoded by the coding sequence ATGAGTGAGGTCAAGGGTAGATTCCGGGAGAAGATATACATAAGGCGCCACTCGCTTGGCATACCCGGCGTAAAAGTGGCAGAGGAGTACGCCGGCCTCTACGAGTACGCCAACTTTGAACTGCCGCAGGAGGAGCTGTTTCTCCCAGGCCACGGCCTATGCGCGTCGTGCACCATAGGCGTCATCGCTAGACACATGTTAAAGGTCTTGGGGCCAGACACAGTCGTGGTGAATCCCACCGGATGCGCCGAGGTGTCCACCGTCGTCTATCCGCGCACCAACTGGGCCGTCCCCTGGATGCACGTGGCCTTTGGTAACGGGGGCTCTGTGGCCTCTGGCATAGAGGCCGCCATCAAGGCCTTGAAGAGGCGCGGCGTAATTGACCCCAACAGGAAGATAAACGTCGTGGTCTTCGCAGGCGACGGCGGGACGGCGGACATCGGGTTCCAGGCACTGAGCGGCATGCTGGAGAGGGGCCACCGGGTGATCTACATCATGTACGACAACGAGGGCTACATGAACACGGGCATACAGCGTAGCGGCACCACGCCCCTAGGCGCATCTACAACGACGGCCCCCGCCGGGAGGAAGGTGCCTGGGAACGTCACTCATAAGAAGCCCATGGCCCTCATCGCGGCGGCCCACGGAATTCCCTACGTGGCCACGGCCAACCCGGCCTACGTCCACGACATGGTCATGAAGATAAAGAAGGCGGCGGAGGTGGACGGCCCCTCCTTCATACACATACTCCAGTCGTGTACCCCAGGCTGGAGGTTTGAGCCCAAGTACGCGATACGGGTCTTGGAGCTGGCCACAGAGACGGGGTACTGGGTCAACTACGAGATTGAAAACGGCGAGTTTAGAGTCACGATACCCGTCCCCAAGAGGAAGCCGGTGAAGTGCTTCTTACAGCTACAGGGCAGGTTCAAGCACTTGAAGCCAGAGGAGATAGACATGATACAGGCCATCATTGACAGAGACGTGGCCGAGATAAATAGAATGGTGGGCAGAGAGGTGATAGGCCCCGTGGACCCAAGCCTCCCCTGCATGACGCCGCGGGGCGCTAAATGA
- a CDS encoding proton-conducting transporter transmembrane domain-containing protein: MEVDKLLLPLAFTAYVVLRLFLRGAWPLDVVYISALAVYKAAEGWPPILAGVYTLPYLLGVAMVARGKLAKEAGMAAAVSYTGVLLIATGVAHLQLLGFAMATLAPAVLLPTMGDRGSLEGLFRYLVISSIAVSFMAVGLATRPDYPAFGNFFIFMAVAAELGAAPLHLWVPDVYGRSRPAGLAALASLPKLAAGFALLYVRPEVGALAAYGLGALSMFVGNLGALTSGDLRRVLAYSTVAHAGFAIFAYPLSPQVALLLIMADALGKMALFNHLEAGSGRWAAYLLAMNQIGVPPALGFWPKLYLLILAAYTLGPHVGVYLLANIALSVPYYFRVARDLPSGVGPVAAAIAVVLTAAGAVAPLWLSHTLSLS; encoded by the coding sequence ATGGAGGTAGACAAGCTACTCTTGCCACTTGCCTTCACTGCGTATGTGGTCCTTAGGCTATTTCTACGTGGCGCATGGCCGCTCGACGTGGTATATATCTCCGCCTTAGCTGTTTATAAGGCCGCAGAGGGGTGGCCGCCTATTTTGGCTGGTGTTTACACACTGCCGTATCTCCTCGGCGTGGCCATGGTGGCTCGGGGCAAGTTGGCAAAAGAGGCCGGCATGGCCGCCGCGGTGTCGTACACCGGCGTTTTGCTCATAGCCACGGGGGTTGCACATCTGCAGCTCCTAGGCTTTGCCATGGCCACGCTGGCCCCAGCGGTCTTATTGCCCACGATGGGCGACAGGGGGTCCCTAGAGGGGCTGTTTAGATACCTCGTAATCTCCTCCATAGCCGTCAGCTTTATGGCGGTGGGGCTGGCCACTAGGCCCGACTACCCCGCGTTCGGCAACTTCTTCATATTCATGGCCGTGGCCGCCGAGCTGGGGGCCGCGCCTCTCCACCTCTGGGTTCCCGACGTGTACGGCCGCTCTAGGCCGGCGGGGCTAGCCGCCTTGGCCAGTTTGCCCAAACTGGCGGCCGGCTTCGCGTTGCTCTACGTGAGGCCGGAGGTGGGGGCCTTGGCCGCGTATGGGCTCGGCGCTCTTTCTATGTTCGTGGGAAACCTCGGCGCCTTGACCAGCGGAGACTTGAGGAGGGTGCTCGCCTACTCCACAGTGGCCCACGCAGGCTTCGCCATATTCGCGTACCCCCTGTCCCCCCAGGTGGCCCTCCTGTTGATAATGGCCGACGCCTTGGGCAAAATGGCCTTGTTCAACCACTTGGAGGCCGGGTCGGGCAGATGGGCCGCCTACCTCTTGGCCATGAACCAGATAGGGGTGCCGCCGGCCCTCGGCTTTTGGCCAAAGCTCTACCTCCTCATACTCGCCGCATACACCCTGGGCCCTCACGTCGGCGTATACCTGTTGGCCAACATAGCCCTCTCAGTGCCCTACTACTTTAGAGTGGCTAGAGATCTCCCAAGCGGCGTGGGCCCCGTCGCGGCGGCCATTGCCGTGGTGTTAACCGCCGCCGGCGCCGTTGCGCCCCTCTGGCTTTCACATACTCTATCATTATCTTAA
- a CDS encoding NADH-quinone oxidoreductase subunit I: MITHIKLFAVALKNLFEKPWTVRWPEERRDYGPAPRGFIVNDKSKCISCQLCEAVCPAKAIKFHLEEDGKRYPGIDWGRCILCGYCVDACPTGSLQHTAHIEITWDSLDTYKKPKEMTPGSVAADVGDKSLV; encoded by the coding sequence ATGATCACTCACATAAAGCTCTTCGCAGTAGCTCTAAAAAACCTATTTGAAAAGCCGTGGACCGTTAGATGGCCCGAGGAGAGGAGAGACTACGGCCCGGCCCCCCGGGGATTTATAGTAAACGACAAGTCTAAGTGCATCTCTTGCCAGCTGTGCGAGGCGGTCTGCCCCGCCAAGGCCATAAAATTCCACCTAGAGGAAGACGGCAAGAGGTACCCCGGGATAGACTGGGGGAGGTGCATACTCTGCGGCTACTGCGTAGACGCTTGTCCCACCGGCTCCCTTCAGCACACGGCCCACATAGAAATCACGTGGGACAGCCTCGACACGTATAAGAAGCCCAAGGAGATGACGCCCGGCTCCGTGGCCGCCGATGTCGGGGACAAGTCGCTGGTATGA